One Dialister invisus DSM 15470 genomic region harbors:
- a CDS encoding sodium-dependent transporter: protein MEERDSFKSRLGFILVSAGCAIGIGNVWKFPYITGEYGGAVFVLFYLAFLILLGIPVVTMELAVGRSSRKSVLRGFETLEPKGTYWHLHGWVCLIGSYILMVYYTTISGWMVDYFWKFLSGSFVEASPGRVADIFGQMVSSPVELMFFMGLTVLVGFAVCAGGVQGSLEKVTKFMMLGLLGLIILLAVNSVMIPGGEKGIAFYLLPDWGRAVEAGLGNVAAAAMNQAFFTLSVGQGSMEIFASYMDKKNSLGGEAVRITALDTFVALLAGLIIFPACFAYGVEPDQGPSLIFVTLPNIFINMPMGQIWGGLFFVFMTFASFSTVTAVFEALIGNCMDNFGWGRKKAVYILLPLVFFGSIPCVLGFNMWSDVQILGSKGILDTEDFIVSNLVLPIGSLIFALFCVSKYGWGFDHYLKEVNTGDGMKIPRWLKPYFQIVLPLLITVIAARSLLG from the coding sequence ATGGAAGAAAGAGACAGTTTTAAATCCCGCCTCGGTTTCATCCTGGTCAGTGCGGGCTGTGCCATCGGTATCGGGAATGTGTGGAAGTTTCCATATATTACCGGAGAATATGGCGGTGCTGTTTTTGTACTGTTTTATCTGGCGTTTTTAATCCTTCTCGGGATTCCGGTGGTTACGATGGAACTGGCTGTCGGCCGTTCGAGCCGCAAAAGCGTGCTCCGCGGTTTTGAAACGTTGGAACCGAAAGGAACGTACTGGCATCTGCACGGATGGGTGTGTCTCATCGGCAGCTATATCCTTATGGTTTATTACACCACCATTTCCGGATGGATGGTTGATTATTTCTGGAAATTCCTGAGCGGTTCCTTTGTGGAAGCATCGCCCGGCAGGGTAGCGGATATTTTCGGACAGATGGTTTCCAGTCCGGTGGAACTCATGTTTTTTATGGGACTTACTGTACTTGTAGGGTTTGCGGTCTGTGCGGGCGGTGTGCAGGGCAGTCTCGAAAAAGTAACAAAGTTCATGATGCTCGGACTTTTGGGGCTGATTATCCTTTTGGCGGTGAACAGCGTCATGATTCCCGGCGGTGAAAAAGGGATTGCCTTTTACCTGCTTCCCGACTGGGGGCGGGCAGTTGAGGCCGGTCTCGGCAATGTGGCGGCAGCCGCTATGAATCAGGCATTTTTCACTTTGTCTGTCGGCCAGGGTTCCATGGAAATATTTGCGAGTTACATGGATAAGAAGAACAGTCTTGGCGGAGAAGCGGTACGAATTACGGCGCTTGATACCTTCGTGGCGCTTCTCGCCGGCCTTATTATTTTTCCGGCGTGCTTTGCGTACGGTGTGGAACCGGATCAGGGGCCGTCCCTGATTTTCGTTACGCTTCCGAATATTTTTATCAATATGCCTATGGGGCAGATCTGGGGCGGATTGTTCTTTGTTTTTATGACCTTTGCCAGTTTTTCCACGGTGACTGCTGTATTTGAAGCACTTATCGGCAACTGTATGGATAACTTCGGCTGGGGCCGCAAAAAGGCTGTTTATATCCTTTTACCGCTTGTGTTTTTCGGCAGTATCCCCTGTGTTCTCGGATTTAATATGTGGTCTGATGTACAGATTTTGGGATCGAAAGGAATTCTTGATACGGAAGATTTCATTGTAAGTAATCTTGTGCTTCCCATCGGTTCCCTGATTTTTGCCCTCTTCTGCGTTTCGAAATACGGCTGGGGATTCGACCATTATCTGAAAGAAGTGAATACCGGCGACGGCATGAAGATTCCCCGCTGGCTGAAACCGTATTTTCAAATTGTCCTGCCGCTTCTGATTACGGTCATTGCAGCGCGCAGTCTGCTCGGATGA